CGGCGTCTCGACGGGCTTCACCAAAGTCCTGGAGATCCAGGGCGTCGGCTACCGTGTGGCGCAGCAGGGGCAGGTGATCACGCTGGCGCTCGGCTTCTCGCACCCGGTCGAGATCACGCCGCCGCAGGGCATCAGCTTCGGCATCGAGGGCAACAACCGCATCCGTGTCGAGGGGATCGACAAGGAGCTGGTCGGCCAGGTGGCGGCGAACATCCGCGCGATCCGCAAGCCGGAGCCGTACAAGGGCAAGGGCATCCGCTACCAGGGCGAGAACGTGCGCCGCAAGGCGGGCAAGGCCGGCAAGGGCAAGGGCGGCAAAAAGTAAGCTGGGCGCCCGGCTCGCGGGCGAGGGCGAGGGGATGAAGCGATGGCAGTCAAAACCGGCCGGGAGCAGCGCATCCGCCGCCACTACCGCGTGCGCCGGCGCGTGCGCGGCGTCGG
This genomic stretch from Dehalococcoidia bacterium harbors:
- the rplF gene encoding 50S ribosomal protein L6, yielding MSRIGRQPIPVASGVTVQVQGNHVTVKGPKGQLQRDLPEEIGVEQKDGSILVTRPDDQPRHRALHGLSRTLVANMVTGVSTGFTKVLEIQGVGYRVAQQGQVITLALGFSHPVEITPPQGISFGIEGNNRIRVEGIDKELVGQVAANIRAIRKPEPYKGKGIRYQGENVRRKAGKAGKGKGGKK